The Faecalibacterium sp. I3-3-33 DNA window GGCCATCGAGGCCAAGTGCAAGGAGAAGATCGAGCTGTTCGGCTGCGCAGGCAAGGGCTAAGCTGAGGCTTGTATCGTAACCGGTACACCACCCAATAAAGTATGCGGCCCCGCCGCACTGTTATGCACAGTGCAGCGGGGCCGCTTTTATTTTGAAATTCGGTAATGGCCCGCGATGTCGGTGCGTTTTTCCAGAATGTCCTGCTCGTAAGCCGCCTGCCATGGGTCATTGTGGTGAATGATATAGGGCACTCCGTTTTTATTTCGCCGGTCGGACACGATACCGATATGTCTTTCAAAAATCACAACATCGCCGCCCTGCCATTCCTCTATTTCTGAGACATCTGTGGTCAGGGCAGCTGCTGTGTGTGCAAAAAACACCTTCAGGTTCCGCACCCGTCGGAAATCTATGTTTGCATCCGGTTCTGCTACCATGTAATCCTGTGGCTGCTCCCGGATATCTGCATCCACAAGCACTTGCAGGTCATATCCTGCATTCTTCAAGGCATAAGCAACTACATCGGTGCAAACGCCATAACCATCGTCAGGATAACCGGTCTCATAATAGCGGCTTTTGTATTTTGGATGTGTGCTCACATAGGCCATTGCTCCGTTCAGAATATCCAATTGATCGTCTACGCCGTCAGCATCCCGATCTACGCTGCTATGAAACTGCGGTATCCTGCCCTGATAATCGTCCTCCGGCCGGGACGCCGAGGTGTGCTGGTAATGTGCCTGCACATAAAATATGATGCTGCAAAACAGTAAAAATGCCAGTACCACTGCATAATACTTTGCTGTATCCTTGCGGGTTCTGTCCGAACGCATACTCTCACCCTTTCCTGCTTTGAGGATACCAGCTTTTTCCCCGTTCTGCAACCCTTTAGCGCAACAAAAAAGCCCTGAGGCTTTCATCTCAGAGCTT harbors:
- a CDS encoding DUF1287 domain-containing protein, whose amino-acid sequence is MRSDRTRKDTAKYYAVVLAFLLFCSIIFYVQAHYQHTSASRPEDDYQGRIPQFHSSVDRDADGVDDQLDILNGAMAYVSTHPKYKSRYYETGYPDDGYGVCTDVVAYALKNAGYDLQVLVDADIREQPQDYMVAEPDANIDFRRVRNLKVFFAHTAAALTTDVSEIEEWQGGDVVIFERHIGIVSDRRNKNGVPYIIHHNDPWQAAYEQDILEKRTDIAGHYRISK